A genome region from Pseudomonas pergaminensis includes the following:
- a CDS encoding F0F1 ATP synthase subunit epsilon → MAMTVHCDIVSAEGEIFSGLVEMVIAHGDLGDLGIAMGHAPLITSLKPGPITLTKQGGEKEVFYISGGFLEVQPNMVKVLADTVQRAGDLDEASAQEAVKAAEKALNEKGADFDYSAAAVRLAEAAAQLRTLQQIRKK, encoded by the coding sequence ATGGCTATGACAGTCCATTGCGATATCGTCAGCGCGGAAGGGGAAATCTTCTCCGGTCTGGTAGAAATGGTGATTGCACACGGCGACCTGGGTGACCTGGGTATTGCCATGGGCCACGCGCCGTTGATCACCAGCTTGAAGCCAGGTCCTATCACGCTGACCAAGCAAGGCGGGGAAAAAGAGGTGTTTTACATCTCTGGTGGTTTCCTCGAGGTTCAGCCGAACATGGTCAAGGTACTTGCCGACACCGTGCAACGTGCTGGCGACCTGGATGAAGCCTCCGCTCAGGAAGCCGTCAAGGCTGCCGAGAAGGCCCTGAACGAAAAGGGCGCGGACTTCGACTACAGCGCTGCTGCTGTACGTCTGGCCGAGGCTGCAGCTCAGCTGCGCACGCTCCAGCAGATCCGCAAGAAGTAA
- a CDS encoding F0F1 ATP synthase subunit delta, giving the protein MAELTTLARPYAKAAFEHAQAHQQLASWSAMLGLAAAVSQDDTMQRVLKAPRLTSADKAATFIEVCGDKFDVKVQNFINVVAENDRLPLLPEIAALFDLYKAEQEKSVDVEVTSAFALNQEQQDKLAKVLSARLDREVRLQVAEDRSLIGGIVIRAGDLVIDGSVRGKLASLAEALKS; this is encoded by the coding sequence ATGGCAGAACTGACCACGTTGGCCCGACCTTACGCTAAGGCAGCCTTCGAGCACGCCCAGGCCCACCAGCAGCTGGCCTCTTGGTCAGCCATGCTCGGCCTGGCTGCAGCAGTGTCGCAAGACGACACCATGCAGCGCGTGCTCAAGGCCCCGCGCCTGACGAGCGCAGACAAGGCCGCCACTTTTATTGAAGTGTGCGGCGACAAGTTTGATGTGAAAGTGCAGAACTTCATCAATGTCGTTGCCGAAAACGACCGTCTCCCGCTTTTGCCGGAGATTGCCGCTCTGTTCGACCTGTACAAGGCCGAGCAAGAGAAATCGGTAGACGTTGAAGTCACCAGTGCTTTTGCATTGAACCAAGAACAGCAAGACAAACTCGCCAAGGTTCTCAGTGCACGACTCGACCGGGAAGTGCGCCTGCAAGTTGCGGAAGACAGATCCCTCATTGGGGGCATTGTCATTCGCGCCGGCGACCTGGTTATCGATGGCTCGGTTCGCGGCAAACTCGCGAGCCTTGCCGAAGCATTGAAATCTTGA
- a CDS encoding ParA family protein, translated as MAKVFAIANQKGGVGKTTTCINLAASLVATKRRVLLIDLDPQGNATMGSGVDKHGLENSVYDLLIGECDLAQAMHYSEHGGYQLLPANRDLTAAEVVLLEMQMKESRLRSALAPIRENYDYILIDCPPSLSMLTLNALVAADGVIIPMQCEYYALEGLSDLVDNIKRIAELLNPNLQIEGLLRTMFDPRLSLMNDVSAQLKEHFGDQLYDTVIPRNIRLAEAPSYGMPALAYDKQSRGAIAYLALAGEMVRRQRRNSRTAAAQPT; from the coding sequence ATGGCTAAGGTATTCGCGATAGCGAACCAGAAAGGTGGCGTGGGCAAAACCACCACCTGCATCAACCTCGCAGCTTCCCTGGTCGCTACCAAGCGTCGGGTGCTGCTGATCGACCTCGATCCACAGGGCAACGCCACCATGGGTAGCGGTGTGGATAAACACGGCCTGGAAAACTCGGTCTACGACTTGCTGATTGGCGAGTGCGACCTGGCCCAAGCCATGCACTACTCCGAGCACGGCGGTTACCAACTGTTGCCGGCCAACCGCGACTTGACCGCGGCGGAAGTGGTGCTGCTGGAAATGCAGATGAAAGAAAGTCGTCTGCGCAGCGCCTTGGCGCCGATCCGCGAGAATTACGATTACATTCTGATCGACTGCCCGCCGTCACTGTCGATGCTGACGTTGAACGCGCTGGTGGCTGCCGATGGGGTCATTATCCCCATGCAGTGCGAGTACTACGCGCTGGAAGGTTTGAGCGACCTTGTGGATAACATCAAGCGCATCGCCGAGTTGCTCAACCCTAACCTGCAAATTGAAGGTTTGTTGCGCACCATGTTCGATCCGCGCCTGAGCCTGATGAACGATGTGTCGGCGCAGCTCAAGGAACACTTCGGCGATCAGCTGTATGACACGGTGATCCCGCGCAACATCCGCTTGGCCGAAGCCCCGAGCTACGGCATGCCGGCCCTGGCGTACGATAAACAATCCCGTGGTGCCATCGCCTACCTGGCGCTGGCTGGCGAGATGGTTCGTCGCCAGCGCCGCAACTCACGCACCGCTGCAGCCCAGCCAACTTAA
- the rsmG gene encoding 16S rRNA (guanine(527)-N(7))-methyltransferase RsmG — MSSLVTSQHAEELSTGARELGVDLTPVQHELLLGYLALLIKWNKAYNLTAVRDPNEMVSRHLLDSLSVMPFIENGRWLDVGSGGGMPGIPLAILFPESQVTCLDSNGKKTRFLTQVKLELKLDNLNVIHSRVEAFTPEQPFNGIVSRAFSSMENFSNWTRHLGDRDTRWLAMKGVHPSDELLALPADFHLDSEHALAVPGCQGQRHLLILRRTA, encoded by the coding sequence TTGAGTTCGTTGGTCACCTCGCAACACGCCGAAGAGTTATCCACAGGTGCACGCGAGTTGGGTGTCGACCTGACCCCTGTCCAGCACGAATTGCTACTGGGCTACCTGGCCCTGTTGATCAAGTGGAACAAGGCTTACAACCTGACTGCAGTGCGCGATCCCAACGAGATGGTGTCACGCCATCTGCTCGACAGCCTGAGCGTCATGCCGTTTATCGAAAACGGTCGCTGGCTCGACGTAGGCAGTGGCGGTGGCATGCCCGGCATTCCGCTGGCAATCCTGTTTCCCGAGTCGCAAGTGACGTGCCTGGACAGCAACGGCAAGAAGACCCGCTTCCTGACCCAGGTCAAACTCGAACTCAAGCTGGACAACCTGAACGTTATCCACAGCCGCGTCGAAGCCTTCACGCCTGAACAGCCTTTCAACGGAATTGTGTCCCGGGCGTTCAGCAGTATGGAGAACTTCAGCAACTGGACCCGCCACCTGGGCGACCGCGATACACGCTGGCTGGCAATGAAGGGCGTCCATCCAAGCGATGAGCTGTTAGCATTGCCGGCAGACTTCCACCTCGATAGCGAACACGCCTTGGCCGTACCCGGTTGCCAAGGCCAACGCCATCTGCTGATACTGCGCCGCACGGCATGA
- the atpE gene encoding F0F1 ATP synthase subunit C, translating to METVVGLTAIAVALLIGLGALGTAIGFGLLGGKFLEGAARQPEMVPMLQVKMFIVAGLLDAVTMIGVGIALFFTFANPFVGQLAG from the coding sequence ATGGAAACTGTAGTTGGTCTAACCGCTATCGCTGTTGCACTGTTGATCGGCCTGGGCGCCCTGGGTACTGCCATTGGTTTCGGCCTGCTGGGCGGCAAATTCCTGGAAGGCGCTGCGCGTCAGCCAGAAATGGTTCCAATGCTGCAAGTTAAAATGTTCATCGTCGCCGGCCTGCTCGACGCCGTGACCATGATCGGCGTTGGTATCGCTCTGTTCTTCACCTTCGCGAACCCCTTCGTTGGTCAACTCGCTGGCTAA
- the atpB gene encoding F0F1 ATP synthase subunit A, with protein sequence MAETTASGYIQHHLQNLTFGQLPNGGWGFAHSAAEAKEMGFWAFHLDTLGWSVALGLIFVLIFRMAAKKATSGQPGALQNFVEVLVEFVDGSVKDSFHGRSPVIAPLALTIFVWVFLMNAVDLIPVDWIPQLAILITGDAHIPFRAVSTTDPNATLGMALSVFALIIFYSIKVKGIGGFIGELTLHPFGSKNIFVQALLIPVNFLLEFVTLVAKPISLALRLFGNMYAGELVFILIAVMFGSGLLWLSGLGVVLQWAWAVFHILIITLQAFIFMMLTIVYLSMAHEENH encoded by the coding sequence ATGGCAGAAACAACCGCTTCGGGCTATATCCAGCACCACTTGCAGAACCTGACCTTCGGTCAGCTTCCTAATGGCGGCTGGGGCTTTGCCCACTCCGCAGCAGAGGCCAAAGAAATGGGCTTCTGGGCTTTCCACCTGGATACTCTGGGCTGGTCGGTCGCATTGGGTCTGATCTTCGTCCTGATTTTCCGCATGGCGGCAAAGAAGGCAACGTCCGGTCAGCCAGGTGCCTTGCAGAACTTCGTTGAAGTACTGGTCGAATTCGTCGATGGCAGCGTGAAAGACAGCTTCCATGGCCGTAGCCCGGTGATTGCACCGCTGGCACTGACCATCTTCGTCTGGGTGTTCCTGATGAACGCCGTCGACCTGATCCCGGTCGACTGGATTCCTCAGCTGGCCATCCTGATCACCGGCGATGCGCACATTCCATTCCGTGCCGTATCGACCACAGACCCTAACGCCACCCTGGGCATGGCCCTGTCGGTGTTTGCGTTGATCATTTTCTACAGCATCAAGGTCAAGGGCATCGGCGGCTTCATCGGCGAACTGACCCTGCACCCGTTCGGCAGCAAGAACATCTTCGTTCAAGCACTGCTGATCCCGGTGAACTTCCTGCTGGAGTTCGTGACCCTGGTCGCCAAGCCGATCTCCCTGGCCCTGCGACTGTTCGGCAACATGTATGCCGGCGAGCTGGTGTTCATTCTGATCGCTGTGATGTTCGGCAGCGGTCTGCTCTGGCTTAGCGGCCTGGGCGTGGTTCTGCAGTGGGCGTGGGCGGTGTTCCACATCCTGATCATCACCCTGCAGGCCTTCATCTTCATGATGCTGACCATCGTCTACCTGTCGATGGCGCACGAAGAGAACCATTAA
- the atpA gene encoding F0F1 ATP synthase subunit alpha, whose protein sequence is MQQLNPSEISEIIKGRIDKLDVTSQARNEGTVVSVSDGIVRIHGLADVMYGEMIEFPGGVYGMALNLEQDSVGAVVLGAYTSLAEGMSAKCTGRILEVPVGKELLGRVVDALGNPVDGKGPLGNTETDAVEKVAPGVIWRKSVDQPVQTGYKAVDAMIPVGRGQRELIIGDRQIGKTALAIDAIINQKNSGIFCVYVAIGQKQSTIANVVRKLEENGALANTIIVAASASESPALQFLAPYSGCTMGEFFRDRGEDALIVYDDLSKQAVAYRQISLLLRRPPGREAYPGDVFYLHSRLLERASRVSEEYVEKFTNGAVTGKTGSLTALPIIETQAGDVSAFVPTNVISITDGQIFLESAMFNSGIRPAVNAGVSVSRVGGAAQTKIIKKLSGGIRTALAQYRELAAFAQFASDLDEATRKQLEHGQRVTELMKQKQYAPMSIADMALSLYAAERGFLTDVEIAKVGSFEQALIAYFNRDHAELMAKINVKGDFNDDIDAGMKAGIEKFKATQTW, encoded by the coding sequence ATGCAGCAACTCAATCCTTCCGAAATAAGTGAAATTATCAAGGGCCGCATCGACAAGCTCGATGTGACCTCCCAAGCCCGTAACGAAGGCACTGTCGTCAGCGTATCTGACGGCATCGTGCGGATTCACGGTCTGGCCGACGTCATGTACGGCGAGATGATCGAGTTTCCGGGCGGCGTCTACGGTATGGCCCTCAACCTGGAGCAAGACTCCGTAGGTGCCGTTGTATTGGGCGCGTACACCAGTCTGGCTGAAGGCATGAGCGCCAAGTGCACAGGCCGCATCCTGGAAGTTCCGGTTGGTAAGGAACTGCTGGGTCGCGTAGTCGACGCACTGGGTAACCCTGTTGACGGTAAAGGTCCACTGGGCAACACCGAGACCGACGCGGTCGAGAAAGTTGCTCCAGGCGTGATCTGGCGTAAGTCGGTAGACCAGCCTGTACAGACTGGCTACAAGGCTGTCGATGCCATGATCCCAGTCGGCCGTGGCCAGCGTGAGCTGATCATCGGTGACCGTCAGATCGGTAAAACCGCTCTGGCGATCGACGCGATCATCAACCAGAAGAACAGCGGCATTTTCTGCGTCTACGTAGCGATCGGTCAGAAGCAATCGACCATCGCCAACGTGGTTCGCAAGCTGGAAGAAAACGGCGCCCTGGCCAACACGATCATCGTGGCTGCCAGTGCTTCGGAATCTCCTGCGCTGCAATTCCTGGCACCGTACTCCGGTTGCACCATGGGTGAATTCTTCCGCGACCGCGGTGAAGACGCGCTGATCGTTTATGACGATCTGTCCAAGCAAGCAGTGGCTTACCGCCAGATTTCCCTGCTGCTGCGCCGTCCACCAGGCCGTGAAGCTTACCCAGGCGACGTGTTCTATCTCCACTCCCGTCTGCTGGAGCGCGCATCCCGCGTTTCCGAAGAGTACGTAGAGAAGTTCACCAACGGCGCAGTGACCGGCAAAACCGGTTCCCTGACCGCACTGCCGATCATCGAAACCCAGGCTGGCGACGTTTCCGCGTTCGTTCCGACCAACGTGATTTCCATCACCGACGGTCAGATCTTCCTGGAATCGGCCATGTTCAACTCGGGCATCCGCCCTGCAGTGAACGCCGGTGTTTCGGTATCCCGTGTGGGTGGTGCCGCTCAGACCAAGATCATCAAGAAGCTCTCCGGTGGTATCCGTACCGCTCTGGCTCAGTACCGTGAACTGGCGGCATTCGCCCAGTTCGCTTCTGACCTGGACGAAGCGACCCGTAAGCAACTTGAGCATGGTCAGCGCGTTACCGAGCTGATGAAGCAGAAGCAATACGCCCCAATGTCGATCGCTGACATGGCGTTGTCGCTGTATGCCGCTGAGCGTGGGTTCCTGACCGACGTTGAAATCGCCAAGGTCGGCAGCTTTGAACAAGCGCTGATTGCTTACTTCAACCGCGATCACGCCGAATTGATGGCGAAGATCAACGTGAAGGGTGACTTCAATGACGATATCGACGCTGGCATGAAAGCCGGTATCGAGAAGTTCAAGGCCACCCAAACCTGGTAA
- the atpG gene encoding F0F1 ATP synthase subunit gamma, with amino-acid sequence MAGAKEIRSKIASIKSTQKITSAMEKVAVSKMRKAQMRMAASRPYAERIRQVIGHLANANPEYRHPFMIDREVKRVGYVVVSSDRGLCGGLNTNLFKALVKDMAVNRENGVEIDLCVVGSKGAAFFRNFGGNVVAAISHLGEEPSINDLIGSVKVMLDAYLEGRIDRLSVVSNKFINTMTQQPTVEQLIPLVATPDQELKHHWDYLYEPDAKELLDGLMVRYVESQVYQAVVENNAAEQAARMIAMKNATDNAGDLISDLQLIYNKARQAAITQEISEIVGGAAAV; translated from the coding sequence ATGGCAGGCGCAAAAGAGATTCGCAGTAAGATTGCGAGCATCAAAAGCACGCAAAAAATTACCAGCGCCATGGAAAAAGTGGCGGTCAGCAAAATGCGCAAGGCACAAATGCGCATGGCTGCTAGCCGTCCTTATGCGGAGCGTATCCGCCAGGTAATTGGGCATCTGGCCAACGCCAACCCGGAATACCGCCACCCGTTCATGATCGACCGCGAAGTAAAGCGTGTGGGTTATGTGGTTGTGAGCAGTGACCGTGGTTTGTGCGGTGGTTTGAACACCAACCTGTTCAAGGCCCTGGTCAAGGACATGGCGGTAAACCGCGAAAACGGCGTCGAGATCGATCTGTGTGTTGTTGGTAGCAAGGGTGCGGCCTTTTTCCGCAACTTCGGCGGTAACGTCGTTGCAGCTATCAGCCACCTGGGTGAAGAGCCGTCGATCAATGATTTGATCGGCAGTGTGAAGGTGATGCTGGATGCGTACCTGGAAGGCCGGATTGACCGCCTGTCCGTGGTATCCAACAAGTTCATCAACACCATGACCCAGCAGCCAACCGTGGAGCAATTGATTCCACTGGTGGCGACTCCGGATCAGGAACTCAAGCACCACTGGGACTACCTCTACGAACCAGACGCCAAAGAGCTGCTTGACGGCTTGATGGTGCGCTACGTGGAGTCGCAGGTGTACCAGGCGGTGGTCGAGAACAACGCAGCTGAACAAGCGGCGCGGATGATCGCGATGAAAAACGCTACCGATAACGCCGGTGATCTGATCAGCGATTTGCAGCTGATCTACAACAAGGCGCGTCAGGCTGCGATCACCCAAGAGATCTCGGAAATCGTCGGCGGCGCTGCCGCGGTTTAA
- the atpD gene encoding F0F1 ATP synthase subunit beta: MSSGRIVQIIGAVIDVEFPRDSVPSIYNALKVQGAETTLEVQQQLGDGVVRTIAMGSTEGLKRGLDVVDTGAAISVPVGKATLGRIMDVLGNPIDEAGPIDTEERWGIHRPAPSFAEQAGGNDLLETGIKVIDLVCPFAKGGKVGLFGGAGVGKTVNMMELIRNIAIEHSGYSVFAGVGERTREGNDFYHEMKDSNVLDKVALVYGQMNEPPGNRLRVALTGLTMAEKFRDEGNDVLLFVDNIYRYTLAGTEVSALLGRMPSAVGYQPTLAEEMGVLQERITSTKEGSITSIQAVYVPADDLTDPSPATTFAHLDATVVLSRDIASLGIYPAVDPLDSTSRQLDPNVIGQEHYDTARGVQYVLQRYKELKDIIAILGMDELSETDKQLVSRARKIQRFLSQPFFVAEVFTGASGKYVSLKDTIAGFKGILNGDYDHLPEQAFYMVGGIEEAIEKAKKL, translated from the coding sequence ATGAGTAGCGGACGTATCGTTCAAATCATCGGCGCCGTTATCGACGTGGAATTTCCACGCGACAGCGTACCGAGCATCTACAACGCGCTGAAAGTACAAGGCGCGGAAACTACTCTGGAAGTTCAGCAGCAGCTGGGCGACGGCGTAGTTCGTACCATTGCGATGGGTTCCACCGAAGGCTTGAAGCGCGGTCTGGACGTTGTCGACACTGGCGCTGCCATCTCCGTACCGGTCGGTAAAGCGACCCTGGGCCGGATCATGGACGTACTGGGCAACCCGATTGACGAAGCTGGCCCGATCGACACCGAAGAGCGCTGGGGCATTCACCGTCCAGCACCTTCGTTCGCCGAACAAGCGGGCGGCAACGATCTGCTGGAAACCGGCATCAAGGTTATCGACCTGGTTTGCCCGTTCGCCAAAGGCGGTAAAGTCGGTCTGTTCGGTGGTGCCGGTGTAGGCAAGACCGTAAACATGATGGAACTGATCCGTAACATCGCCATCGAGCACAGCGGTTATTCCGTGTTCGCCGGTGTGGGTGAGCGTACTCGTGAGGGTAACGACTTCTACCACGAGATGAAGGACTCCAACGTTCTGGACAAAGTGGCACTGGTTTACGGTCAGATGAACGAGCCGCCGGGAAACCGTCTGCGCGTAGCACTGACTGGCCTGACCATGGCCGAGAAGTTCCGTGACGAAGGTAACGACGTTCTGCTGTTCGTCGACAACATCTACCGTTACACCCTGGCCGGTACCGAAGTATCCGCACTGCTGGGCCGTATGCCTTCGGCAGTAGGTTACCAGCCGACCCTGGCTGAAGAGATGGGCGTTCTGCAAGAACGTATCACTTCGACCAAGGAAGGTTCGATCACTTCGATCCAAGCGGTATACGTACCTGCGGATGACTTGACCGACCCGTCGCCAGCGACCACCTTCGCCCACTTGGACGCCACCGTCGTACTGTCCCGTGACATCGCTTCCCTGGGTATCTACCCAGCGGTCGATCCACTCGACTCGACTTCGCGCCAGCTGGACCCGAACGTGATCGGCCAGGAGCACTACGACACCGCTCGCGGCGTTCAGTACGTGCTGCAGCGTTACAAAGAACTGAAGGACATCATTGCGATCCTGGGTATGGACGAGCTGTCGGAAACCGACAAGCAGTTGGTATCCCGCGCTCGTAAGATCCAGCGCTTCTTGTCGCAGCCGTTCTTCGTGGCTGAAGTCTTCACCGGTGCATCGGGTAAATACGTTTCCCTGAAAGACACCATTGCTGGCTTCAAAGGCATCCTCAACGGTGACTACGACCACCTGCCAGAACAAGCGTTCTACATGGTCGGCGGCATCGAAGAAGCGATCGAGAAAGCCAAGAAACTGTAA
- a CDS encoding F0F1 ATP synthase subunit B, whose translation MNINATLIGQSVAFFIFVVFCMKFVWPPVIAALHERQKKIADGLDAASRAARDLELAQEKVGHQLRDAKAQAAEIIEQAKKRGNQIVEEAVEKARVEADRVKASAHAEIEQELNGVKDALRAQLGALAVGGAEKILGATIDQNAHAELVNKLAAEI comes from the coding sequence GTGAACATTAATGCAACCCTGATTGGCCAATCCGTTGCGTTCTTCATTTTTGTAGTGTTTTGCATGAAGTTCGTGTGGCCTCCGGTCATCGCGGCTTTGCACGAACGTCAGAAGAAGATCGCTGATGGCTTGGACGCTGCCAGCCGTGCAGCTCGCGACCTGGAGTTGGCCCAAGAGAAAGTGGGTCATCAACTGCGCGATGCTAAAGCACAGGCAGCTGAAATCATTGAGCAAGCCAAGAAACGCGGTAACCAGATCGTCGAAGAGGCTGTTGAAAAAGCCCGCGTCGAAGCTGACCGTGTGAAGGCTTCGGCTCATGCCGAGATCGAACAGGAACTGAACGGCGTCAAAGACGCGCTGCGTGCCCAACTGGGTGCTCTGGCGGTCGGCGGTGCTGAGAAGATCCTCGGTGCCACAATCGATCAAAACGCGCACGCGGAGCTGGTTAACAAACTGGCTGCTGAAATTTAA
- a CDS encoding ParB/RepB/Spo0J family partition protein — protein sequence MAVKKRGLGRGLDALLSGPTVTSLEEQAVQADERELQHLPLDLIQRGKYQPRRDMDPQALEELANSIKAQGVMQPIVVRPIGGGRFEIIAGERRWRASQQAGKETIPAMVRDVPDETAIAMALIENIQREDLNPIEEAIALQRLQQEFQLTQQQVAEAVGKSRVTVSNLLRLIALPEVIKTMLSHGDLEMGHARALLGLPENQQVEGARHVVARGLTVRQTEALVRQWLSGKPAPVEAAKPDPDIARLEQRLAERLGSAVQIRHGKKGKGQLVIGYNSLDELQGVLAHIR from the coding sequence ATGGCCGTCAAGAAACGAGGTCTAGGACGTGGTCTGGATGCACTGTTGAGTGGTCCGACCGTCACATCGCTTGAAGAACAAGCGGTGCAGGCCGACGAGCGCGAGCTGCAACACCTGCCGCTGGACCTGATCCAGCGCGGTAAATACCAGCCACGCCGGGACATGGACCCCCAGGCGCTGGAAGAACTGGCCAACTCGATCAAGGCCCAGGGCGTCATGCAGCCGATCGTCGTGCGCCCGATCGGTGGCGGCCGCTTTGAGATCATCGCCGGTGAACGCCGCTGGCGCGCGAGCCAGCAGGCCGGCAAGGAAACCATCCCCGCGATGGTGCGCGATGTGCCGGATGAAACCGCCATCGCCATGGCGCTGATCGAGAACATCCAGCGCGAAGACCTCAACCCGATCGAAGAGGCCATCGCCCTGCAGCGTTTGCAGCAGGAATTCCAACTGACCCAGCAACAAGTGGCTGAGGCAGTGGGTAAATCCCGCGTGACCGTATCCAACCTGCTGCGCCTGATCGCGCTGCCGGAAGTCATCAAGACCATGTTGTCCCATGGCGACCTGGAGATGGGCCACGCCCGTGCATTGCTCGGTTTGCCGGAAAATCAACAGGTTGAAGGGGCGCGACACGTTGTCGCACGGGGGCTCACCGTTCGTCAGACCGAGGCCCTGGTTCGTCAGTGGCTGAGCGGTAAACCCGCACCGGTCGAAGCGGCCAAACCTGATCCGGATATCGCACGTCTCGAGCAGCGCTTGGCCGAGCGCCTGGGCTCTGCGGTGCAAATTCGCCACGGTAAGAAAGGCAAAGGGCAATTAGTCATCGGATATAACTCTCTCGATGAGCTTCAGGGCGTCCTTGCCCACATCCGCTGA
- the glmU gene encoding bifunctional UDP-N-acetylglucosamine diphosphorylase/glucosamine-1-phosphate N-acetyltransferase GlmU produces the protein MSLEIVILAAGQGTRMRSALPKVLHPVAGNSMLGHVIHSARQLDPQRIHVVIGHGADAVRERLAADDLNFVLQDKQLGTGHATAQAVPFITADTVLILYGDVPLIEVETLQRLLKHVVPGQMGLLTVELDDPTGYGRIVRNADGKVAAIVEHKDASEAQRAITEGNTGILAVPANKLADWMSRLSNNNAQGEYYLTDVIEMAVSDGLLVATEQPHDPMEVQGANDRKQLAELERHYQLREGRRLMAQGVTLRDPARFDVRGEVTVGRDVLIDINVILEGRVVIEDDVVIGPNCVIKDSTLRKGVVVKANSHLDGAVMGEGSDAGPFARLRPGTVMGARAHVGNFVELKNAKMGDDAKAGHLAYLGDAVIGARSNIGAGAITCNYDGANKYQTTIGEDVFIGSNNSLIAPVSIGDGSNTAAGSTINQDVDKSQLAVARARQRNIDGWKRPVKIKKT, from the coding sequence ATGTCTCTTGAAATCGTCATTCTCGCCGCAGGCCAGGGCACCCGCATGCGTTCGGCCCTGCCCAAGGTGCTGCACCCGGTTGCGGGCAATTCCATGCTGGGTCATGTTATCCACAGCGCCCGACAGCTCGACCCCCAGCGCATTCACGTGGTGATCGGTCACGGTGCCGATGCAGTGCGTGAACGTCTCGCCGCAGACGACTTGAATTTCGTCCTTCAAGACAAGCAACTGGGTACTGGCCACGCCACCGCGCAGGCCGTCCCCTTCATTACGGCCGACACCGTGCTGATCCTGTATGGCGACGTACCGTTGATCGAAGTGGAAACCCTGCAACGCCTGCTCAAGCACGTTGTGCCTGGCCAGATGGGCCTGCTGACCGTTGAGCTGGACGACCCCACCGGCTACGGGCGCATCGTACGCAATGCCGACGGCAAGGTCGCCGCCATCGTTGAGCACAAGGATGCCAGCGAAGCCCAGCGTGCCATCACTGAAGGCAACACCGGTATTCTCGCAGTGCCCGCCAATAAGCTCGCTGACTGGATGAGCCGTCTGTCCAACAACAACGCCCAGGGCGAGTACTACCTCACCGACGTCATCGAAATGGCCGTGAGTGATGGCCTGCTGGTTGCCACTGAACAACCCCACGACCCGATGGAAGTGCAGGGCGCCAACGATCGCAAACAGTTGGCCGAACTGGAGCGTCACTATCAGTTGCGCGAAGGCCGTCGCCTGATGGCCCAGGGTGTGACCCTGCGCGACCCGGCGCGTTTCGATGTGCGCGGTGAAGTGACCGTCGGCCGCGACGTGCTGATCGACATCAACGTGATTCTCGAAGGCCGTGTGGTCATCGAAGACGACGTGGTGATTGGCCCTAACTGCGTAATCAAGGACAGCACCCTGCGCAAGGGCGTGGTGGTCAAGGCCAACAGTCACTTGGACGGTGCGGTGATGGGGGAGGGCAGCGATGCGGGTCCGTTTGCGCGACTGCGCCCCGGAACCGTCATGGGCGCCAGGGCGCACGTGGGCAATTTCGTAGAGCTGAAAAACGCCAAAATGGGTGACGATGCGAAGGCCGGCCACTTGGCCTACCTTGGTGATGCGGTGATTGGGGCTCGCAGCAACATTGGCGCTGGTGCCATTACCTGTAATTACGACGGCGCGAACAAGTACCAGACTACCATTGGTGAAGACGTATTTATCGGCTCCAACAACTCGTTGATCGCCCCCGTTTCTATCGGAGATGGCTCGAACACCGCAGCGGGCTCAACCATCAACCAGGATGTGGATAAGTCCCAACTGGCCGTCGCTCGCGCCCGCCAGCGCAACATCGATGGCTGGAAGCGTCCGGTCAAAATCAAAAAGACCTGA
- a CDS encoding F0F1 ATP synthase subunit I, translating into METRTPNTLPFHRLAVFPVLLAQFVILLIAALALWYWHGVVAGYSGLCGGLIALLPNMYFAHRAFRFSGARAAQAIVRSFYAGEAGKLILTAVLFALTFAGVKPLAPLAVFGVFVLTQLVSWFAPLLMKTRLSKP; encoded by the coding sequence ATGGAAACCCGCACGCCAAACACGTTGCCGTTCCATCGCTTGGCCGTTTTCCCGGTTTTATTGGCTCAATTTGTCATTCTGCTGATCGCCGCGTTGGCGCTTTGGTATTGGCATGGAGTCGTAGCCGGATATTCAGGACTCTGCGGAGGCCTGATAGCCTTGCTGCCCAATATGTATTTTGCTCACAGGGCCTTTCGGTTTTCCGGCGCCCGAGCAGCCCAGGCTATCGTCCGGTCCTTTTATGCCGGCGAGGCGGGGAAACTGATTTTGACGGCAGTGCTGTTTGCACTGACCTTTGCAGGTGTGAAGCCATTGGCGCCGCTGGCTGTATTCGGCGTCTTCGTGTTGACCCAACTGGTCAGCTGGTTCGCTCCCCTGCTAATGAAAACAAGACTTTCGAAACCTTAG